From Pontibacter actiniarum, a single genomic window includes:
- a CDS encoding tyrosine-type recombinase/integrase — MSYANLLPVIFLNPLEQEGKRFIRIWHKPNPFISKRLKEATWIRYSKTYKCFVMHHTGQAIEMAHQHFQGLARVDTSYLFKPRRLRPALGAVVLQQDKAMAEPLGKVPVKPVVRLQLLEHQGKQYVQLSYRYSKEIYISLKQSKVAKWLPEVQCFVISGEGSSMHTLLTELERVAQLWLAQTMRVQDMSLQARLWEQSYLKDSGYIPCPLPYLEKLFLLNYSPSTLRTYHSLLLRFLNVHKAKGLGSINAFSEEQINHYHRSMVQAGTYSVSFINQSINAVKFYYQRVLSRHEVQLNQVERPEKPERLPQVLSKQDVLKILSATDNLKHRCLLQLLYAGGLRIGEVINLRLTDVQSERNLLLIRGGKGKKDRTTLLSQRLLENLRAYYKAYRPKVWLFEGQTGGQYTVESIRNVFRASKEKAGVKAPATPHTLRHSFATHLLEQGTDLRYIQVLLGHRSSKTTEVYTHITTHALDKIVSPLDNL; from the coding sequence ATGTCTTACGCAAACTTACTGCCCGTTATTTTCCTCAATCCCCTGGAACAAGAGGGCAAAAGGTTTATCCGCATCTGGCACAAGCCGAACCCGTTTATCTCCAAACGACTTAAAGAAGCTACGTGGATTCGCTACAGCAAGACCTACAAATGCTTTGTCATGCACCACACGGGCCAGGCCATCGAAATGGCGCACCAGCACTTTCAGGGGTTGGCCAGAGTGGACACCAGCTATTTGTTTAAACCCAGGCGGCTGCGACCGGCACTGGGAGCAGTGGTTTTGCAGCAGGACAAAGCCATGGCCGAACCATTGGGGAAAGTGCCTGTAAAACCCGTGGTGCGCCTTCAGCTCCTGGAGCACCAGGGCAAGCAGTATGTGCAGCTCAGCTACCGATACAGCAAAGAGATCTATATCAGCCTGAAGCAAAGCAAGGTAGCTAAGTGGCTGCCGGAGGTGCAGTGCTTTGTCATAAGCGGAGAGGGCAGCAGTATGCACACACTTCTCACAGAACTCGAACGCGTAGCCCAACTGTGGCTGGCGCAAACCATGCGGGTGCAGGACATGTCTCTGCAGGCAAGGCTCTGGGAACAAAGCTACCTCAAGGACAGTGGCTACATCCCTTGCCCGCTGCCGTACCTGGAGAAGCTGTTTCTGCTTAACTACTCACCCAGCACCCTTCGCACCTACCACAGCCTGCTGCTGCGGTTTCTGAATGTGCATAAAGCTAAGGGGCTGGGAAGCATCAATGCTTTCTCAGAAGAACAGATCAACCATTACCATCGGAGCATGGTGCAGGCAGGCACCTATTCAGTTTCGTTTATAAACCAATCCATCAACGCGGTGAAGTTCTACTACCAGCGCGTGCTATCGCGCCATGAAGTACAGTTAAACCAGGTAGAGCGGCCTGAGAAGCCCGAACGCCTGCCCCAGGTGCTGAGCAAGCAGGATGTGCTCAAGATTTTATCGGCCACTGATAACTTGAAGCACCGCTGCCTGCTGCAACTTTTGTATGCAGGAGGGCTGCGTATTGGCGAAGTAATTAACCTGAGGCTCACGGATGTGCAGTCGGAGCGCAACCTGCTGCTCATACGGGGCGGCAAGGGCAAGAAAGACCGCACCACGCTGCTTTCACAGAGGCTGCTGGAGAACCTCAGGGCCTACTATAAGGCTTACAGGCCGAAGGTCTGGCTCTTTGAGGGGCAGACGGGCGGGCAGTACACCGTGGAAAGCATCCGCAACGTCTTCCGGGCCAGCAAGGAGAAGGCCGGGGTGAAGGCGCCCGCCACGCCCCACACGCTGCGTCACTCGTTTGCCACGCACCTGCTGGAGCAGGGAACGGATCTGCGCTACATTCAGGTGCTGCTGGGCCACAGGAGCAGCAAGACAACAGAGGTCTACACCCACATCACCACCCATGCCTTGGATAAAATCGTCAGCCCATTGGATAATCTCTAG